The following are encoded in a window of Pseudomonas graminis genomic DNA:
- the cobJ gene encoding precorrin-3B C(17)-methyltransferase: protein MGTTNIKAPAIVILGKGALATARRIQQLYPQALIYGLAERIEDADRSYSEFGATLRQLYQQDTPIIALCAAGIVIRTLAPVLLEKGVEPPVLAVAEDGSAVVPLLGGLGGVNVMAREIAAALNTAAAITTSGELRFGTCLLNPPAGYALGDLELGKRFVSDLLSGESVRIEGVAPWLAQAQLPEDDQAQLAIHVGYAERELSDHELLIYPRNVLVALSGDLADSGEAVADAVKAALHDSRIAVQALGCLLASKAEMANPSLHAAAESLGVALRFTAGGTPAEMTQQVLPQLLPPLTPAAGIAIAVAPQPLDISHIGFARGRLAVIGLGPGATDFMIPAVKAELARANDVLGYETYVRMAGPFRADQVLHCTDNREEMLRARHAFELAAEGRSVVVVSSGDPGVFAMAAAVLEALHESGNPDWHRVDLHILPGVSASLATAALAGAPLGHDFCVMSLSDNLKPWEVIEKRLDLACQADLALAFYNPISRSRPWQLGRALEIVRQHRGPETPVTLGRDVGRPAQTLRVITLGELTPEHVDMRTMVLVGSSLTCVFPRANGESWVYTPRWYGAKPT, encoded by the coding sequence ATGGGCACGACCAACATCAAGGCCCCGGCGATTGTCATTCTGGGCAAAGGCGCGCTGGCGACGGCGCGACGTATCCAGCAGCTGTACCCCCAAGCGCTGATTTACGGGCTGGCCGAACGCATCGAAGACGCCGACCGCAGCTACTCGGAATTTGGTGCGACGCTGCGCCAGCTTTATCAGCAAGACACGCCGATCATTGCGCTGTGCGCAGCGGGCATCGTCATCCGCACGCTGGCGCCGGTGTTGCTGGAAAAGGGCGTCGAGCCGCCGGTGCTGGCCGTCGCTGAAGATGGCAGCGCAGTCGTGCCGCTGCTGGGAGGACTGGGCGGCGTCAATGTGATGGCCCGGGAAATCGCGGCCGCGCTGAACACCGCAGCGGCTATTACCACCAGCGGCGAGTTGCGCTTCGGCACCTGCCTGCTCAATCCGCCAGCTGGTTATGCATTGGGTGATCTGGAGCTGGGCAAGCGCTTTGTCAGCGATTTGCTGTCGGGCGAAAGCGTGCGCATCGAGGGGGTCGCGCCCTGGCTGGCTCAGGCGCAGTTGCCTGAAGATGATCAGGCGCAGTTGGCGATCCACGTCGGCTATGCCGAGCGAGAACTCAGCGACCACGAATTGTTGATCTACCCACGCAACGTGCTGGTGGCGCTGAGCGGGGATCTGGCCGATTCCGGCGAGGCAGTGGCCGATGCCGTGAAAGCCGCGCTGCATGATTCGCGCATTGCCGTGCAGGCGCTGGGCTGCCTGCTGGCCAGCAAGGCCGAAATGGCCAATCCTTCTCTGCACGCGGCTGCCGAATCACTGGGCGTTGCGCTGCGTTTCACCGCCGGCGGTACTCCTGCGGAAATGACCCAGCAGGTATTGCCGCAGCTGTTGCCACCGCTCACCCCGGCGGCGGGCATCGCCATTGCCGTCGCGCCGCAACCTTTGGACATTTCACACATCGGCTTTGCACGGGGGCGGCTGGCGGTCATCGGCCTCGGCCCCGGCGCGACCGACTTCATGATTCCCGCCGTAAAGGCCGAGCTGGCGCGTGCCAACGATGTGCTCGGCTATGAGACGTACGTACGCATGGCCGGGCCGTTCCGCGCCGACCAAGTGCTGCACTGCACTGACAACCGCGAAGAAATGCTCCGCGCCCGGCATGCCTTCGAGCTGGCCGCTGAAGGCCGTTCGGTGGTGGTGGTTTCATCGGGTGACCCCGGCGTATTCGCCATGGCTGCAGCGGTGCTGGAAGCGCTGCACGAATCGGGTAATCCCGACTGGCACCGGGTGGACTTGCACATACTGCCGGGCGTGTCAGCCTCGCTGGCAACCGCCGCGCTGGCGGGTGCGCCGTTGGGTCATGACTTCTGCGTCATGTCCCTGTCGGACAACCTCAAGCCCTGGGAGGTCATCGAGAAGCGCCTGGATCTGGCCTGTCAGGCCGATCTGGCGCTGGCGTTCTACAACCCGATCTCGCGTTCCCGCCCATGGCAGTTGGGGCGTGCCCTGGAAATCGTGCGCCAGCATCGCGGCCCGGAAACCCCGGTGACCCTGGGACGTGATGTGGGTCGGCCAGCGCAGACGTTGCGGGTCATCACCCTCGGCGAGCTGACGCCGGAGCACGTCGACATGCGCACGATGGTGCTGGTGGGGTCGTCGTTGACCTGCGTGTTCCCGCGCGCCAATGGTGAGTCGTGGGTCTACACGCCGCGTTGGTACGGCGCCAAGCCGACCTGA
- a CDS encoding MarC family protein, with translation MLHVLFSVYLKMLVLYSPFFVLSCFISLSRGYSRKERRHLAWKIALATLVSSVLLYLFGRVIFGVFGITADAFRIGAGSVLFISALAMAQGKSGVQTDNVQQDVAIVPLTIPITVGPGTIGALLVMGISQPHWDDKLTAIVSIALASLTVGVILYLSNSIERILGDQGLQIVSRLMGLFVCALAAQIIFTGIKGYLLT, from the coding sequence ATGCTTCACGTGCTGTTCAGCGTTTACCTGAAGATGCTGGTGCTCTATAGCCCATTCTTCGTCCTGTCCTGTTTCATTTCCCTGAGCCGCGGTTATTCGCGCAAGGAACGTCGGCACCTGGCGTGGAAAATCGCCTTGGCGACTCTGGTTTCCAGCGTCTTGCTGTACCTGTTCGGACGGGTGATTTTCGGGGTCTTCGGCATCACCGCCGACGCCTTCAGAATAGGCGCCGGCAGCGTGCTCTTCATCTCAGCCCTGGCCATGGCCCAGGGCAAATCCGGCGTGCAGACCGACAACGTTCAGCAGGACGTCGCCATCGTGCCCCTGACCATCCCCATCACCGTCGGTCCCGGCACCATTGGCGCACTGCTGGTCATGGGCATCAGCCAGCCGCACTGGGATGACAAACTCACCGCCATCGTCAGCATTGCGCTGGCCAGCCTGACGGTGGGGGTCATTCTTTATCTGTCCAACAGCATCGAGCGTATTTTGGGGGATCAGGGGCTACAGATCGTCAGCCGCCTGATGGGGCTTTTCGTTTGTGCCCTCGCGGCCCAGATCATCTTTACGGGCATCAAAGGCTACCTGCTGACCTGA
- a CDS encoding hybrid sensor histidine kinase/response regulator, whose protein sequence is MRWLRIATRLTVTLLTLLWISSATAEVSAGWSTLVDDQANLNLSDIRSPHYESQFSPVELDKVRATNRDAALWLHYRLPPTTHEQLVRIFAPDLATVDMYVLDGDSLIDHSRSGNRVPREAQPLPSLDFLLPVPHSDKPLDLYLRLKSEQELRPNITLQSAVSSAADERRPLLLGLFFGSLAMLIVQNITRFAQSRSISSLWLAACEAFLGLSALLLLNLQAPWLPRWHLAQTPSAHLALLLAAATGLMYTYCFFIQRGVEMLNRLLMGVLLVVGFGALLVLFVETLPLNIMTFLLVALTTVSITLVSIYHLQRGYSPARPFVIAMIAFNLGNLVVLPAMLWLTSIPAQTLIIGVLAVFCLCGLLMSIALSERHRSITEDNFSISRELAASTAEINAKAEFLAKISHEIRTPMNGVLGMTELLLGTPLSVKQRDYVQTIHSAGNELLTLINEILDITKLESGQIELDDVQFDLNAMIEDCLSIFRAKAEQQSVELISFIQPQVPRVISGDPTRLRQTLLSLLENALKKTDEGEILLVVALDSRGGKPRLRIAVQDSGTPLTPKERDALLHAELHSKNFLAASKVGGHLGLVIARQLILLMNGEFGIQSGTNQGSTLWLSLPLDAERLEQPPADLDSPLQGARVLVVDDNDTCRKVLVQQCSAWGLNVSAVPSGKEALALLRTKAHLRDYFDIVLLDQNMPGMTGMQLAAKIKEDPSLNHDILLIMLTGISNAPSKIIARNAGVKRILAKPVAGYTLKTTLADELNQRNKGNAPFSAVPGLISDINVPSDFRILVAEDNSISTKVIRGMLGKLNLQPDTASNGEEALLAMKTQRYDLVLMDCEMPILDGFSATQQFRAWETGNQRIRTPVVALTAHILAEHKDRARQSGMDGHMSKPVEMSQLRDLVEYWVEQRARDEATRGEDRYEQN, encoded by the coding sequence GTGCGCTGGCTCAGGATTGCCACTCGTTTGACCGTCACATTGCTGACCCTGCTCTGGATATCCTCGGCCACCGCCGAGGTCAGTGCAGGCTGGTCAACCCTTGTCGACGATCAGGCGAACCTGAACCTCAGCGACATCCGCTCCCCCCATTACGAATCCCAGTTCAGCCCGGTCGAACTCGACAAGGTGCGCGCGACTAACCGCGACGCCGCCCTGTGGCTGCACTATCGCCTGCCCCCCACCACCCATGAACAACTGGTGCGGATCTTCGCGCCCGACCTGGCGACGGTCGATATGTACGTGCTCGACGGCGACAGCCTGATCGATCACTCGCGCTCCGGTAACCGGGTGCCGCGAGAAGCCCAACCCCTGCCGTCACTGGACTTTTTGCTGCCAGTGCCCCACAGCGACAAGCCGCTTGACCTGTATTTGCGCCTCAAGTCCGAGCAGGAACTGCGCCCGAACATCACCTTGCAGTCAGCGGTCTCCAGCGCTGCAGACGAGCGCCGACCGCTGCTGCTCGGTCTGTTCTTCGGCTCACTCGCCATGTTGATCGTGCAGAACATCACGCGGTTCGCCCAGTCCCGCTCGATCAGCAGCTTGTGGCTGGCAGCCTGCGAGGCGTTTCTGGGGCTGAGCGCGCTGCTGTTGCTCAACCTTCAGGCGCCGTGGCTGCCGCGCTGGCACCTGGCGCAGACCCCGAGCGCTCACCTCGCCCTGCTCCTCGCTGCCGCGACGGGGCTGATGTACACGTACTGTTTCTTCATTCAGCGCGGGGTCGAGATGCTCAACCGGCTGCTGATGGGCGTGCTGCTGGTGGTCGGCTTCGGCGCGCTGCTGGTGCTGTTCGTTGAAACGCTGCCGCTGAACATCATGACGTTCCTGTTGGTGGCACTGACCACGGTCAGTATCACGCTGGTGTCGATCTACCACCTGCAGAGAGGTTACTCCCCTGCCCGTCCGTTCGTGATCGCCATGATCGCGTTCAATCTCGGCAACCTGGTGGTGCTGCCGGCCATGCTCTGGCTGACGAGCATTCCTGCGCAGACCCTGATCATCGGGGTGCTGGCGGTGTTTTGCCTGTGCGGTTTGCTGATGAGCATCGCCCTCAGCGAGCGTCATCGCAGCATCACCGAAGACAACTTCAGCATCAGCCGTGAGCTGGCGGCCAGCACCGCAGAAATCAATGCCAAGGCCGAGTTTCTGGCGAAGATCAGTCACGAAATTCGCACCCCCATGAACGGCGTTCTAGGGATGACCGAGCTGCTGCTGGGCACGCCGTTGTCGGTCAAACAGCGCGATTATGTGCAGACCATTCACAGCGCCGGCAATGAACTGCTGACCCTGATCAACGAAATCCTCGACATCACCAAACTGGAGTCCGGGCAGATCGAGCTGGACGACGTGCAGTTCGATCTCAACGCAATGATCGAAGACTGCCTGAGTATCTTCCGCGCCAAGGCGGAGCAGCAAAGTGTCGAGTTGATCAGTTTCATCCAGCCCCAGGTACCGCGCGTCATCAGCGGTGACCCGACACGCCTGCGGCAGACGCTGCTCAGTTTGCTGGAAAACGCATTAAAGAAGACCGACGAGGGCGAGATCCTGTTGGTCGTCGCCCTCGACTCTCGCGGTGGCAAGCCACGACTGCGCATCGCCGTACAGGACAGCGGCACGCCGCTGACGCCCAAGGAACGGGACGCGCTGCTGCACGCCGAGCTGCATAGCAAGAACTTCCTGGCGGCCAGCAAGGTCGGCGGTCACTTGGGACTGGTCATTGCCCGGCAACTGATCCTGTTGATGAACGGCGAGTTCGGCATCCAGAGCGGCACCAATCAGGGCAGCACGCTGTGGCTGAGTCTGCCTCTGGATGCGGAACGACTGGAGCAGCCGCCCGCTGATCTGGACAGCCCCCTCCAAGGGGCGCGGGTTCTGGTGGTCGACGACAACGACACCTGTCGCAAGGTACTGGTCCAGCAGTGCAGCGCCTGGGGGCTGAACGTCAGCGCAGTGCCATCCGGCAAGGAGGCCCTGGCGTTGCTGCGCACAAAAGCTCACTTGCGCGACTATTTCGATATTGTCCTGCTCGACCAGAACATGCCCGGCATGACCGGCATGCAACTGGCCGCCAAGATCAAGGAAGACCCGAGCCTGAACCACGACATTCTGCTGATCATGCTCACGGGCATCAGCAACGCGCCGAGCAAGATCATCGCGCGCAATGCAGGGGTCAAACGCATCCTCGCCAAACCGGTCGCCGGGTACACGCTGAAGACAACACTGGCGGACGAGCTCAATCAACGCAACAAAGGCAATGCGCCCTTCTCTGCCGTACCCGGGTTGATCAGCGATATTAACGTGCCCAGCGACTTCCGCATTCTGGTCGCCGAAGACAACAGCATTTCCACCAAGGTCATTCGGGGCATGCTCGGCAAGCTCAACCTGCAGCCGGACACCGCCAGCAACGGCGAAGAAGCGCTGCTGGCGATGAAGACCCAGCGCTATGACCTGGTGCTGATGGACTGCGAAATGCCGATCCTCGACGGCTTTTCGGCGACGCAGCAGTTCCGCGCCTGGGAAACCGGCAACCAACGCATCCGCACCCCTGTGGTGGCGTTGACCGCGCACATTCTGGCGGAGCACAAGGATCGCGCGCGCCAGTCCGGCATGGATGGCCACATGTCCAAGCCGGTGGAGATGTCACAGCTACGCGATCTGGTCGAATACTGGGTGGAGCAACGTGCTCGGGATGAGGCCACCCGCGGCGAAGACCGTTATGAGCAAAACTGA
- the purD gene encoding phosphoribosylamine--glycine ligase, protein MNILIIGSGGREHALAWKVAQDARVEKVFVAPGNAGTATEAKCENVAIDVLALEQLADFAEKNVALTIVGPEVPLVAGVVDLFRARGLKCFGPTKGAAQLEGSKAFTKDFLARHSIPSADYQNFTEIEPALAYLQEKGAPIVIKADGLAAGKGVIVAMTLAEAEDAVRDMLAGNAFGDAGSRVVIEEFLDGEEASFIVMVDGKNVLPMATSQDHKRVGDGDSGPNTGGMGAYSPAPVVTAEVHQRVMDQVIWPTVRGMAAEGNIYTGFLYAGLMIDKAGNPKVIEFNCRFGDPETQPVMLRLQSSLVALVEAALAQTLDTVDAQWDPRPSLGIVLAAGGYPADYAKGDEIHGLDAAAALPGKVFHAGTALQDGRIVTSGGRVLCATALGDTVGDAQKQAYALAAKIDWQGCFYRKDIGYRAIARERGEDLA, encoded by the coding sequence TTGAATATTTTAATCATTGGCAGCGGTGGCCGTGAACACGCTCTGGCCTGGAAGGTCGCGCAGGACGCTCGTGTCGAGAAAGTCTTCGTCGCCCCGGGCAATGCTGGCACTGCCACTGAAGCCAAGTGCGAAAACGTTGCCATCGACGTACTGGCGCTGGAGCAACTGGCGGATTTCGCCGAGAAGAACGTCGCGCTGACCATCGTCGGTCCGGAAGTCCCGCTGGTGGCCGGTGTCGTTGATCTGTTCCGCGCCCGTGGCCTGAAGTGCTTTGGGCCGACCAAGGGCGCCGCGCAGCTGGAAGGCTCCAAGGCATTCACCAAGGATTTCCTGGCGCGCCACAGTATTCCCTCTGCCGATTACCAGAACTTCACCGAAATCGAACCTGCTCTGGCGTACCTGCAAGAAAAAGGCGCGCCGATCGTTATCAAGGCCGACGGCCTTGCAGCGGGCAAAGGCGTCATCGTCGCAATGACCCTCGCGGAAGCGGAAGACGCCGTGCGTGACATGCTGGCCGGCAATGCCTTCGGCGACGCAGGTTCACGCGTGGTGATCGAAGAATTCCTCGATGGCGAAGAAGCCAGCTTCATCGTCATGGTCGACGGCAAGAACGTGCTGCCCATGGCCACCAGCCAGGACCACAAACGCGTCGGCGACGGCGACAGCGGCCCGAACACCGGCGGCATGGGTGCGTACTCCCCGGCCCCGGTGGTCACCGCCGAGGTTCACCAGCGCGTGATGGATCAGGTCATATGGCCGACCGTCAGGGGCATGGCGGCCGAGGGCAACATTTACACCGGTTTCCTCTATGCTGGTCTGATGATCGACAAGGCCGGCAACCCGAAAGTCATCGAGTTCAACTGCCGCTTTGGCGATCCTGAAACCCAGCCGGTGATGCTGCGTCTGCAATCGAGTCTGGTGGCGCTGGTCGAAGCCGCTCTGGCGCAAACGCTGGATACAGTGGATGCTCAGTGGGACCCGCGACCGAGTCTGGGGATTGTGCTGGCAGCTGGCGGTTATCCGGCCGACTACGCCAAGGGCGACGAGATTCACGGGCTGGACGCTGCGGCCGCGTTGCCCGGTAAAGTGTTTCACGCCGGCACGGCGTTGCAGGATGGCCGCATCGTGACCTCCGGGGGTCGGGTGCTGTGCGCGACAGCGCTGGGCGACACCGTTGGCGATGCCCAGAAACAAGCGTACGCACTGGCGGCAAAGATTGACTGGCAAGGTTGTTTTTACCGCAAGGACATTGGCTACCGCGCCATTGCCCGGGAACGCGGCGAAGATCTGGCGTGA
- the purH gene encoding bifunctional phosphoribosylaminoimidazolecarboxamide formyltransferase/IMP cyclohydrolase yields MTDQTTRLPIRRALISVSDKTGILEFARELEALGVEILSTGGTFKLLKDNGVAAVEVADYTGFAEMMDGRVKTLHPKIHGGILGRRGIDDAIMSEHGIKPIDLVAVNLYPFEATVSRPGCDLPTAIENIDIGGPTMVRSAAKNHKDVAIVVNASDYPNVLESLKAGGLTYAQRFDLMLKAFEHTAAYDGMIANYLGSVDQSAETLSTEGRSEFPRTFNTQFVKAQEMRYGENPHQSAAFYVEAKPAEVGIATATQLQGKELSYNNVADTDAALECVKSFVKPACVIVKHANPCGVAVSPDAEGGIRQAYELAYATDSESAFGGIIAFNRELDAETAKAIVERQFVEVIIAPSVSAEAQAIIASKANVRLLTSGQWDAERAPAWDYKRVNGGLLVQSRDIGMIGADDLKVVTQRAPTEQEVHDLIFAWKVAKYVKSNAIVYAKNRQTIGVGAGQMSRVNSARIAAIKAEHAGLQVQGAVMASDAFFPFRDGIDNAAKVGITAVIQPGGSMRDAEVIAAADEAGIAMVFTGMRHFRH; encoded by the coding sequence ATGACCGACCAGACGACCCGCCTGCCGATCCGCCGCGCCTTGATCAGCGTATCCGACAAGACCGGCATCCTTGAATTCGCGCGTGAACTCGAAGCCCTCGGTGTCGAGATCCTCTCCACTGGTGGTACGTTCAAGCTGCTCAAGGACAACGGCGTTGCCGCAGTAGAAGTCGCCGACTACACCGGCTTCGCTGAAATGATGGACGGCCGGGTCAAGACACTGCACCCGAAAATCCACGGCGGCATCCTGGGCCGTCGCGGCATCGACGACGCCATCATGAGCGAACATGGCATCAAGCCGATCGACCTGGTCGCCGTGAATCTCTATCCGTTCGAAGCGACAGTTTCCAGGCCGGGCTGCGACCTGCCGACCGCCATCGAAAACATCGATATCGGCGGCCCGACCATGGTGCGCTCCGCCGCTAAAAACCATAAAGACGTCGCCATCGTCGTCAACGCGAGCGATTACCCCAACGTGCTGGAAAGCCTCAAGGCCGGCGGTCTGACCTATGCGCAGCGCTTTGACCTGATGCTCAAGGCTTTCGAGCACACCGCAGCCTACGACGGCATGATCGCCAACTACCTGGGCAGCGTTGACCAATCCGCTGAAACCCTGAGCACCGAAGGCCGCAGTGAATTCCCACGCACCTTCAACACTCAGTTCGTCAAGGCGCAGGAAATGCGCTACGGCGAGAACCCGCACCAGAGCGCGGCGTTCTACGTTGAAGCCAAGCCTGCCGAAGTGGGTATCGCCACCGCGACCCAACTGCAAGGCAAAGAGCTTTCCTACAACAACGTCGCCGATACCGACGCGGCACTTGAGTGCGTGAAGAGCTTCGTCAAACCCGCGTGCGTGATCGTCAAGCACGCCAACCCGTGCGGCGTTGCAGTAAGCCCGGACGCGGAAGGCGGCATTCGTCAGGCCTACGAGCTGGCCTATGCCACTGACAGCGAATCGGCGTTCGGCGGCATTATCGCCTTCAACCGTGAACTGGATGCCGAGACGGCCAAGGCCATCGTCGAGCGTCAGTTCGTCGAAGTGATCATCGCCCCGAGCGTCAGCGCCGAAGCCCAGGCCATCATTGCCAGCAAAGCCAACGTGCGCCTGTTGACCAGCGGCCAGTGGGACGCAGAACGCGCGCCGGCCTGGGATTACAAGCGGGTCAACGGTGGTCTGCTGGTGCAGAGCCGCGACATCGGCATGATCGGCGCCGACGACCTTAAAGTGGTCACCCAGCGCGCGCCGACCGAGCAGGAAGTCCACGACCTGATCTTCGCCTGGAAAGTCGCCAAGTACGTGAAATCCAACGCCATCGTCTATGCCAAGAATCGCCAGACCATCGGCGTCGGCGCAGGCCAGATGAGCCGCGTGAACTCCGCGCGCATTGCTGCGATCAAGGCCGAACACGCCGGTTTGCAGGTGCAGGGCGCTGTCATGGCTTCCGATGCGTTCTTCCCGTTCCGCGACGGCATCGACAACGCGGCCAAGGTCGGCATCACGGCGGTGATCCAGCCAGGCGGTTCGATGCGCGATGCTGAAGTGATCGCCGCAGCGGACGAAGCGGGTATCGCGATGGTCTTCACCGGCATGCGCCATTTCAGGCACTGA
- the fis gene encoding DNA-binding transcriptional regulator Fis: protein MTMMTETLVSGTTPVSDNVNLKQHLNTPSEEGQTLRGSVEKALHNYFAHLEGAAVTDVYNLVLSEVEAPLLECVMNYVKGNQTKASELLGLNRGTLRKKLKQYDLL, encoded by the coding sequence ATGACGATGATGACTGAGACTTTAGTGAGTGGAACAACACCCGTGAGCGACAACGTCAATTTGAAACAACACCTCAATACGCCGAGCGAAGAGGGTCAGACCCTGCGCGGAAGCGTCGAGAAGGCGTTGCACAACTACTTCGCTCATCTGGAAGGTGCGGCCGTCACTGATGTCTACAACCTGGTGCTCTCGGAAGTCGAGGCGCCGTTGCTCGAGTGCGTGATGAACTACGTCAAGGGCAACCAGACCAAGGCCTCCGAGCTGCTGGGGCTGAATCGCGGCACCCTGCGCAAGAAACTCAAGCAGTACGACCTGCTGTAA
- the dusB gene encoding tRNA dihydrouridine synthase DusB yields MSAVRIGPYTLQNGLILAPMAGVTDQPFRQLCRQLGAGLVVSEMVTSDMSLWNSRKSRLRMIHEGDPEPRSVQIAGGDPQMLADAARANVELGAQIIDINMGCPAKKVCNKAAGSALLKDEQLVTEILHAVVAAVEVPVTLKIRTGWDRANKNGLTVARIAEQAGIQALAVHGRTRADLYTGEAEYDTIAAIKQAVSIPVFANGDIDSPEKARYVLDATGADGLLIGRAAQGRPWIFREIEHYLQTGEKLPGLPVGEVERILLEHLAALHTFYGDVMGVRIARKHVGWYLATLPGAREFRALFNRLDDTEAQCANVREFFSQRDKSRPAGNEEEVAA; encoded by the coding sequence ATGTCGGCGGTACGCATCGGCCCTTACACATTGCAAAACGGCTTGATTCTCGCCCCGATGGCGGGTGTCACCGACCAGCCCTTCCGACAACTCTGTCGCCAGCTCGGCGCAGGCCTGGTGGTCTCGGAAATGGTCACCAGCGACATGAGCCTCTGGAACAGCCGCAAGTCGCGGTTGCGCATGATTCACGAAGGCGATCCCGAGCCCCGCTCGGTACAGATCGCTGGCGGGGACCCGCAAATGCTTGCGGACGCAGCACGCGCCAACGTCGAACTCGGCGCGCAGATCATCGACATCAACATGGGGTGCCCGGCAAAAAAGGTCTGCAACAAGGCCGCCGGCTCCGCGCTGTTGAAAGATGAACAGTTGGTGACCGAAATCCTGCACGCAGTGGTTGCGGCAGTTGAGGTACCGGTCACGCTGAAGATTCGCACCGGCTGGGACCGGGCGAACAAGAATGGTCTGACCGTCGCCAGAATCGCCGAGCAAGCCGGCATTCAGGCACTGGCGGTGCACGGGCGAACCCGTGCCGATCTCTACACCGGTGAAGCCGAGTACGACACCATCGCCGCCATCAAGCAGGCGGTGTCCATCCCGGTGTTTGCCAATGGCGACATCGATTCACCGGAAAAGGCCCGCTACGTCCTTGACGCGACCGGCGCCGACGGGCTGTTGATTGGCCGGGCTGCCCAGGGGCGCCCATGGATTTTTCGCGAGATAGAACACTACCTGCAGACCGGAGAGAAACTTCCGGGCCTGCCCGTCGGTGAAGTGGAACGCATTCTGCTAGAGCATCTGGCTGCGCTTCACACGTTCTATGGCGACGTGATGGGCGTGAGAATCGCCCGCAAACACGTCGGCTGGTACCTCGCAACGTTGCCGGGCGCCAGGGAGTTTCGCGCCCTTTTCAACCGTTTGGACGATACAGAAGCACAGTGCGCCAACGTTCGGGAGTTCTTTTCCCAGCGCGATAAATCCCGCCCAGCAGGGAACGAAGAAGAGGTGGCCGCATGA
- a CDS encoding DUF3426 domain-containing protein: MTDSFVTQCPHCQTSFRVSHAQLSVARGMVRCGSCLQVFNAAKQLLEQRSGKTPEAPLTSGPNPESAEKKPEILAPQSLVVTQPAPLPVRREERNVDLDSLDLDDLDVELARLEQREIQRPESFGRVSKTRDHDEVESFSARRDEPDVAQESWAHGMSHDDVDRLPELRAEVVEEHEAHTDHTIDEGPLEEPVNQQDRHRTEPSFSRTPDDLDDLNDEPARPHSFKHQAEPDDEPSSERFSALDTHDDQDHLSARHDDDEHDEAPRTTADGSRRGRSEPGLRDRALVDITDDPLQLSWQKPKPRRGRRLLWVLFVLIALGALAGQYVAYHFEELARQDQYRPLFMELCPTLGCKVPSKVDIKLLKSSNLVVRSHPEFQGALVVDAIIYNRASFSQPFPLLELRFADATGQLIASRRFKPGEYLSGELAGKDEMPPQTPIHIALDILDPGPKAANYSLSFRSPE, from the coding sequence ATGACCGACAGCTTCGTCACTCAGTGCCCGCATTGCCAGACCAGTTTCCGCGTCAGTCACGCTCAGTTGAGCGTGGCCCGAGGCATGGTGCGCTGTGGCTCATGCCTGCAGGTGTTCAACGCCGCGAAACAGTTGCTGGAACAACGCAGCGGGAAGACACCGGAAGCGCCGCTGACGTCGGGACCCAACCCCGAAAGCGCCGAGAAAAAACCTGAAATCCTGGCGCCGCAGTCACTCGTCGTGACCCAGCCAGCGCCGCTGCCGGTCAGGCGTGAAGAGCGTAATGTGGACCTGGACAGCCTGGATCTGGACGATCTTGACGTGGAACTGGCTCGTCTCGAACAGCGCGAGATTCAGCGGCCCGAGTCTTTCGGGCGGGTCAGCAAGACGCGTGATCACGACGAAGTCGAGTCCTTCAGCGCCCGGCGCGACGAGCCTGACGTCGCGCAGGAGTCGTGGGCCCACGGCATGAGCCACGACGATGTCGACCGGCTGCCCGAACTGCGCGCCGAAGTCGTCGAGGAACACGAAGCGCATACCGACCACACGATAGACGAAGGCCCGCTGGAAGAGCCCGTCAATCAACAGGACCGCCATCGTACCGAGCCGTCATTCTCGCGGACTCCTGACGATCTGGACGACCTGAATGACGAGCCGGCTCGCCCCCACTCGTTCAAGCATCAAGCCGAACCCGACGATGAGCCGTCGTCGGAACGCTTTTCCGCCCTGGATACCCACGACGATCAGGATCACCTCAGCGCACGTCACGATGATGATGAGCACGACGAGGCCCCGCGCACCACTGCAGATGGCAGTCGTCGCGGCCGAAGCGAGCCGGGCCTGCGGGACAGAGCGCTGGTCGACATTACGGATGACCCGCTGCAGCTGTCCTGGCAAAAGCCCAAACCGCGCCGGGGTCGACGTCTGCTGTGGGTGCTGTTCGTCCTGATTGCGCTGGGCGCACTGGCCGGGCAGTACGTTGCGTACCACTTCGAAGAACTGGCGCGGCAGGATCAGTACCGTCCCCTCTTCATGGAGCTGTGCCCGACCCTCGGCTGCAAGGTCCCGTCCAAGGTCGATATCAAACTGCTCAAGAGCAGCAACCTTGTCGTGCGTAGCCACCCCGAATTTCAGGGGGCTCTGGTCGTTGACGCGATCATCTATAACCGAGCGTCCTTTTCACAGCCCTTCCCGCTGCTGGAACTGCGCTTTGCCGATGCGACGGGTCAGTTGATTGCCAGCCGTCGATTCAAACCGGGTGAGTACCTGAGCGGAGAGCTGGCGGGGAAGGACGAAATGCCGCCACAGACGCCGATTCACATCGCACTGGACATCCTCGACCCGGGCCCAAAGGCGGCGAACTACAGCCTCAGCTTCCGCTCGCCGGAGTAA